The Stratiformator vulcanicus genome has a segment encoding these proteins:
- the pth gene encoding aminoacyl-tRNA hydrolase produces MKLIVGLGNPGREYAGTRHNAGFEVIEELVRRGGSPAPKIKFEGQYWEAVFGSVSLKLLEPSTFMNRSGRSVGAAVQFLKLPLEDLLVICDDMNLEPGRLRLRGRGSAGGSNGMKDIIARLGTDEFPRLRVGIGRPAGRMSAVDHVLGRFREDERSELDIAVREAADGVEMWAREGLVTAMNHVNTRVDAEAKSNTESKKTDRTKVETERPADGTDNQ; encoded by the coding sequence GTGAAACTCATTGTCGGACTCGGTAACCCCGGACGGGAATACGCAGGAACGCGGCACAATGCCGGGTTTGAAGTCATTGAAGAGTTGGTGCGACGCGGCGGATCGCCCGCACCGAAGATCAAATTTGAAGGGCAGTATTGGGAAGCAGTCTTCGGTTCGGTTTCGCTCAAGCTATTGGAACCGTCGACATTCATGAATCGCAGCGGTCGCAGCGTTGGGGCGGCCGTGCAGTTCTTGAAGCTTCCACTCGAAGACTTGCTCGTCATTTGTGATGACATGAATTTGGAGCCGGGACGTTTGCGACTGCGAGGACGCGGTTCGGCAGGCGGCTCGAACGGAATGAAGGACATCATCGCGAGGTTGGGGACCGACGAGTTTCCGCGACTTCGCGTCGGGATCGGTCGGCCCGCCGGGCGGATGTCGGCTGTCGACCATGTCCTCGGCAGGTTTCGCGAGGACGAACGAAGCGAATTGGACATTGCCGTCCGCGAAGCCGCGGACGGTGTTGAAATGTGGGCCCGCGAGGGCTTGGTCACGGCGATGAATCACGTCAACACGCGTGTCGACGCCGAGGCAAAATCGAACACGGAATCAAAGAAAACCGATCGAACAAAAGTCGAGACCGAGCGGCCTGCCGACGGAACCGACAATCAGTGA
- the rpsF gene encoding 30S ribosomal protein S6 translates to MAEETVAEQKVNYYEGMFLVDSAQYATDPDGMTELLVGLIEKAGGEIAAHRAWQDGRLAYEIQGRRKGLHYLLMFTMPTDRLDDLDRACRLNDKVLRQMIIRHPHVLFEAMVNSIDPEATDEESDGSEGSEAADVPDAAVASAE, encoded by the coding sequence GTGGCTGAAGAGACCGTTGCAGAGCAAAAAGTCAATTACTACGAGGGCATGTTCCTGGTCGATAGCGCCCAGTACGCAACCGACCCTGACGGCATGACCGAGCTACTCGTTGGCTTGATCGAAAAAGCCGGCGGAGAGATCGCCGCGCACCGGGCTTGGCAGGACGGGCGGCTCGCGTACGAAATTCAGGGCCGCCGCAAAGGCCTGCACTACCTGCTCATGTTCACGATGCCGACCGACCGGCTCGACGATCTCGACCGGGCCTGTCGACTCAACGACAAGGTCCTGCGGCAGATGATCATCCGACATCCGCACGTCCTGTTCGAAGCGATGGTCAATTCGATCGATCCGGAAGCGACGGATGAAGAATCGGACGGTTCCGAAGGCTCCGAGGCCGCGGATGTCCCGGACGCCGCGGTCGCATCGGCCGAGTAA
- a CDS encoding single-stranded DNA-binding protein — protein sequence MANLNKVMLIGNLTRDPEVRYVSSGTAVCDIGLAVSRQWFDKQANERKEDVTFVDITLWGRTAEVAGQYLSKGRPVYIEGRLQLDQWEDKQSGQKRSKLKVVGDQMQMLGGRGDGDGGSGGGSGSGGGGQRRGSGGGGGGAPRGGNSGSGNSGGGNSGGGYEQQGGPSADDYYSDPGPSGGDIPDDEVPF from the coding sequence ATGGCGAACCTCAACAAAGTGATGTTGATCGGGAATCTCACCCGCGATCCGGAAGTCCGCTACGTTTCGTCCGGCACAGCCGTTTGTGACATCGGCCTCGCTGTCAGTCGGCAGTGGTTCGACAAACAGGCGAATGAGCGGAAGGAAGACGTCACGTTCGTCGACATCACGCTCTGGGGCCGGACGGCGGAGGTTGCCGGCCAATACCTGTCAAAAGGTCGTCCGGTCTATATCGAAGGCCGCCTGCAACTCGACCAGTGGGAAGACAAGCAGTCCGGACAAAAGCGGTCAAAACTGAAAGTCGTCGGCGACCAAATGCAGATGCTCGGAGGCCGCGGCGATGGTGATGGCGGCAGCGGTGGCGGTTCCGGTAGTGGAGGAGGCGGCCAACGTCGCGGTAGCGGAGGCGGAGGCGGCGGAGCACCACGGGGTGGAAATAGCGGCAGCGGAAACAGTGGCGGTGGAAATAGCGGCGGCGGGTACGAGCAGCAGGGCGGACCGTCGGCGGACGATTACTACAGCGACCCCGGACCCTCCGGCGGCGACATCCCGGACGACGAAGTCCCGTTCTAA
- the rplI gene encoding 50S ribosomal protein L9, whose product MAKVKTRRGVGGSRRSHVEVLLTEDVANLGNAGDIVRVKPGFARNFLLPQGLATVATEQNKKMVEVHRVRLEEAEKDRIKSIRTQADAISKYSVTLEANANEEGHLYGSIVAVDISKALKQANFPVEPDHIKLDGPLRELGMYTVKIEMHEKVKTDVKVWVVPSAKGEK is encoded by the coding sequence ATGGCTAAAGTCAAAACTCGTCGCGGCGTGGGCGGATCACGCCGGTCGCATGTCGAAGTGCTGCTGACCGAAGACGTCGCCAATTTGGGTAACGCCGGAGACATCGTTCGGGTCAAACCTGGTTTTGCCCGCAACTTCCTGCTCCCGCAGGGTCTCGCGACGGTTGCGACCGAACAAAATAAGAAGATGGTCGAAGTCCACCGCGTGCGGCTCGAAGAGGCGGAGAAAGATCGGATCAAGAGCATCCGCACGCAGGCCGACGCGATCAGCAAGTACTCGGTCACGCTGGAAGCGAACGCCAACGAAGAAGGTCATCTGTACGGCTCGATCGTTGCCGTCGACATCAGCAAGGCACTCAAGCAGGCTAACTTCCCGGTCGAGCCGGACCACATCAAACTTGATGGCCCGCTCCGCGAGCTCGGGATGTACACGGTCAAGATCGAGATGCACGAAAAGGTGAAGACCGACGTGAAAGTGTGGGTCGTCCCGAGTGCCAAAGGTGAAAAATAG
- the dnaB gene encoding replicative DNA helicase, with the protein MATASAANGAAGQLERVPPQNLEAERGVLGSLLLMNDAIDEVADVVTADSFYSDRHRLIYASIHDLYERGVRGIDVVTLAEKLEKERHLEECGGPAYLVEILESVPHAAHAKYYAEIVREKAVERSLIYACTDILKECYDATRPIDEILQLAEQGIFRILEQQEITERFSIDQILIDAWSRIEQRSQNEGELSGLTTGFSDLDKHTNGFQPSELIILAARPSMGKTALVCNWAEAIADRTGKAVLLFSLEQSKLELAERFLCIRAQVDGHKLRSGEFDEAERYRLMEASSELHELPLFIDDQAGRTVSQIGAIARRLKRQGNLGIIIVDYLQLIEPEDRKAPREQQIAFISRRLKFIAKELSVPVVALAQLNRGVELREDKRPRLADLRESGAIEQDADLISFLHRPDQYDKNDRPGEAEVIIAKHRSGPTGIVKLTWRAKYMRFEDYSGAAEPDGGYGFGDDGF; encoded by the coding sequence ATGGCTACTGCATCTGCAGCAAACGGCGCCGCCGGTCAACTTGAGCGTGTCCCGCCGCAAAATCTCGAAGCGGAGCGTGGCGTTCTCGGAAGCCTGCTCTTGATGAACGACGCGATCGACGAGGTCGCCGACGTTGTCACAGCCGACAGCTTCTACAGCGACCGCCACCGCCTGATCTACGCGTCGATCCACGATCTCTACGAACGCGGCGTGCGCGGCATTGACGTTGTCACGCTTGCCGAAAAGCTGGAAAAAGAAAGACATCTCGAAGAGTGCGGCGGCCCCGCCTATCTCGTCGAAATCCTCGAATCGGTCCCCCACGCCGCACACGCCAAGTACTACGCCGAGATCGTGCGGGAAAAGGCAGTCGAACGCTCGCTGATCTACGCCTGCACCGACATCCTGAAGGAGTGCTACGACGCCACTCGCCCGATCGACGAGATCCTGCAATTGGCCGAACAGGGCATCTTCCGGATTCTCGAGCAGCAGGAGATCACCGAACGATTCTCGATCGATCAGATTCTCATCGATGCGTGGAGTCGCATTGAACAGCGGAGCCAGAACGAAGGAGAACTCAGCGGCCTGACAACCGGTTTCTCCGACCTCGATAAGCACACGAACGGCTTTCAGCCCTCAGAGCTCATCATCCTGGCCGCCCGGCCGAGTATGGGAAAAACCGCCTTGGTCTGTAACTGGGCCGAGGCGATCGCCGACCGCACCGGCAAGGCCGTGCTCCTGTTCAGCTTGGAGCAATCGAAGCTCGAACTCGCCGAGCGATTCCTCTGCATCCGCGCACAGGTCGACGGCCACAAATTGCGGTCGGGCGAATTTGACGAGGCCGAGCGCTATCGCCTGATGGAGGCGTCCTCAGAGCTGCATGAGCTGCCGCTGTTTATCGACGACCAGGCTGGGCGAACCGTCTCTCAAATCGGTGCGATCGCCCGTCGGCTGAAGCGGCAGGGCAATCTGGGCATCATCATTGTGGACTACCTGCAGCTCATCGAGCCGGAAGACCGGAAGGCTCCCCGGGAGCAGCAGATCGCGTTCATTTCCCGTCGGCTGAAGTTCATTGCGAAAGAATTGAGCGTTCCTGTTGTCGCCCTCGCCCAGCTCAACCGTGGCGTCGAGCTCCGCGAAGACAAGCGGCCCCGACTGGCCGACCTTCGCGAATCAGGGGCAATCGAACAGGATGCCGACCTGATTTCGTTCCTGCACCGCCCCGATCAGTACGACAAGAACGATCGACCGGGCGAAGCGGAGGTAATCATCGCCAAGCACCGCTCCGGCCCGACCGGAATCGTGAAACTGACCTGGCGGGCGAAATACATGCGATTTGAAGACTACTCCGGCGCCGCCGAACCCGACGGCGGCTACGGCTTCGGTGATGACGGTTTTTAA
- a CDS encoding ribbon-helix-helix domain-containing protein: MSRITIEISDELVEHLEERASSKGFGSASEYLQEIIRDDRRQAAFQRVEQLLLEGLDSGPPKELLPEDWDALRSRLASKHGQPVPPRSAVG; encoded by the coding sequence ATGAGTCGGATTACCATCGAAATTTCTGACGAATTGGTCGAGCACTTGGAGGAACGTGCGTCCTCGAAGGGCTTCGGTAGCGCTTCGGAATATCTTCAAGAGATTATCCGTGACGATCGACGGCAGGCAGCGTTCCAGCGAGTCGAACAACTCCTCCTTGAGGGCCTCGATAGCGGCCCACCAAAGGAGTTGTTGCCAGAGGACTGGGATGCACTGCGATCTCGACTGGCGAGCAAGCATGGCCAACCGGTTCCGCCCCGGAGCGCAGTCGGGTGA
- a CDS encoding type II toxin-antitoxin system RelE/ParE family toxin — MIRRRPQVEIDLFELADFIAASDFDAAIRFINAAEDTIDKLGGSPSLGNQFLHGPVALEMFRFWRIDKHPHHLIFYISDGEEIEIVRVLHSSRDIGKALAEVQP; from the coding sequence GTGATCCGCCGACGCCCCCAAGTCGAGATCGATCTATTCGAACTCGCTGACTTTATTGCGGCATCCGACTTTGACGCCGCGATTCGCTTCATCAATGCGGCTGAAGACACGATTGACAAACTCGGCGGGTCACCTTCGTTGGGCAATCAATTTCTGCACGGGCCGGTCGCGTTAGAGATGTTCCGCTTCTGGCGGATCGATAAGCATCCACACCACCTTATTTTTTATATAAGTGATGGTGAAGAAATCGAGATCGTGAGAGTTCTCCATTCGTCACGGGATATCGGCAAAGCGCTTGCGGAAGTCCAACCGTAA
- a CDS encoding signal peptidase II, whose translation MNSLPANRYAIFACLAIFGLAADLVSKNVVFAQLGSPAGSTGWLIDSWLKFRLFTTFNEGALWGFGQGLTSLFAVFSIAAAAGVIYWLFVAKAAKSLWLTISLALVMAGTLGNLFDRFGLHGLSGPDGEVRLAVRDFLHFRFGTFDWAVFNVADILLVVGAIMLGLQSLMPDPAQAKASSDKEPPGDVATQAA comes from the coding sequence ATGAACTCTCTCCCGGCGAATCGGTACGCGATCTTCGCCTGCCTCGCGATCTTCGGCCTCGCCGCGGACCTCGTGTCCAAGAATGTCGTGTTCGCCCAGCTCGGTTCTCCGGCCGGGTCGACCGGCTGGCTGATCGATAGCTGGCTCAAATTCCGTCTCTTCACAACGTTCAACGAAGGCGCCCTGTGGGGCTTCGGCCAAGGCCTGACGAGCCTGTTCGCCGTCTTTAGCATCGCCGCAGCCGCGGGGGTTATCTACTGGCTGTTCGTGGCAAAGGCAGCGAAGAGCCTGTGGCTGACGATTTCGCTGGCACTCGTGATGGCCGGCACGCTCGGCAATCTGTTCGACCGCTTCGGCCTGCACGGCCTGTCGGGACCCGACGGAGAGGTCCGGCTGGCAGTGCGGGACTTCCTGCATTTTCGATTCGGAACGTTCGACTGGGCCGTCTTCAACGTGGCCGACATCCTGCTCGTAGTCGGAGCGATCATGCTCGGCCTGCAATCGCTCATGCCCGACCCCGCGCAGGCG